One Primulina huaijiensis isolate GDHJ02 chromosome 5, ASM1229523v2, whole genome shotgun sequence DNA segment encodes these proteins:
- the LOC140977575 gene encoding F-box protein At4g35930-like: MGKVSPNERQSKSGRQKRKSKNSNNKYLKPGALAQLRNSKASASKSCMDLGKKRVGIVDSKHTGSDDANIFLNKDIDKSPEILSPERFEFAPGNGHSDVLNQNNLQRTPKTPCAEERVFESRLESLPIDLLVKILCNLHHDQLRAVFHVSEKIRKAVVIARQFHFNYTTPDRARQEMLKITTPLPTDHWPFVSKGGGKGMWIGSPHTPKAPKHGPRPPSRLKCTEMRQIAAVLFQGSSFSSKCLVPTLLPKPVFKSLASNRALFYEDELCQAVAQNNLL, translated from the exons ATGGGGAAGGTGTCGCCAAATGAAAGGCAGTCCAAAAGTGGGAGACAAAAAAGAAAgtcaaaaaattcaaacaataaGTATTTGAAGCCTGGGGCTCTTGCCCAGCTTAGAAATAGCAAGGCATCAGCTTCTAAGTCGTGTATGGACCTTGGGAAGAAAAGAGTCGGGATTGTAGATTCCAAGCATACCGGAAGTGATGATgccaatatatttttaaataaggaCATTGATAAAAGCCCCGAAATTTTGTCACCCGAGAGGTTCGAGTTCGCTCCTGGAAATGGGCATAGTGATGTGCTTAATCAGAATAATTTACAGCGAACTCCAAAGACACCTTGTGCCGAAGAACGTGTTTTTGAGTCAAGGCTGGAGTCTCTTCCAATTGATTTACTG GTCAAAATACTTTGCAACCTCCACCATGATCAACTCAGGGCAGTTTTCCATGTCTCTGAAAAAATTAGGAAGGCG GTCGTTATAGCGAGGCAATTCCACTTTAATTACACCACTCCAGATAGAGCAAGGCAAGAGATGCTAAAAATAACGACTCCACTACCGACTGATCATTGGCCCTTTGTGAG CAAGGGAGGTGGAAAAGGAATGTGGATTGGCAGCCCTCACACACCCAAGGCACCTAAGCACGGTCCTCGTCCCCCTTCTCGTCTAAAATGCACCGAGATGCGCCAAATTGCTGCTGTTCTCTTCCAAGGATCCTCATTTTCTTCAAAATGCTTGGTGCCGACACTTTTGCCGAAACCTGTCTTCAAGTCCTTGGCTTCTAATAGAGCCCTCTTTTATGAGGATGAACTGTGTCAAGCCGTTGCGCAAAACAATCTTCTTTGA